AGGAGAAACCACAGGACGGAGTTGATGGAGTGGCTAGTCTTAGACGCTCCTTGGACAACATCAAGCTTCACAAAGGACAACTGGGAAGTCTACATGGATGCAAGGGTGGTCCAGCTTTATAATTCCCTGGAAGGACACAAAGGAGATTAAAGTTATTTGGACTGAGAGCTACCGCTGATGGGTAAAGCCTTAGTTCATGGGTTAGAATTTCTTCACCTGAGGTGTAAGATTTTTGTGAATCCTCTTCAGCTTGGCTTTTTTACGTCCATTTTTTGTCACAATTGTCTCTTCATAGAACTCATGGGCCAAGTCGCCATCTTCATCAAAGAACatggagctgcagcagagagacaAAATTAATTAtctgtacatgcatgtgtgtgacaaTACTACAAGATATTACAAATATTACCAGAGTCATTTTAAGAGTACTTTTTAATCTAACATTAttttcacacatactgtattgtgtcacacaaaaagaaagaaaaatcagaAAGCCACTAAAGAATGT
Above is a genomic segment from Micropterus dolomieu isolate WLL.071019.BEF.003 ecotype Adirondacks linkage group LG18, ASM2129224v1, whole genome shotgun sequence containing:
- the tusc2b gene encoding tumor suppressor 2, mitochondrial calcium regulator b, giving the protein MGGSGSKSKGFWPFSGSGSTDEPTKEGNEHSLARVRSFQGATPFVLTRRSSMFFDEDGDLAHEFYEETIVTKNGRKKAKLKRIHKNLTPQGIIKLDHPCIHVDFPVVLCEA